Proteins encoded together in one Lutra lutra chromosome 4, mLutLut1.2, whole genome shotgun sequence window:
- the ZFAND1 gene encoding AN1-type zinc finger protein 1, with product MAELDIGQHCQVEHCRQRDFLPFVCDGCSGVFCLEHRSRESHSCPEVTVINEKLKSDKPASYPCSFKDCAERELVPVKCPYCEKNFCLRHRHQSDHECEKLEIPKPRMAATQKLVKDIIDSKTGEIASKRRKGAKNSETAAKVALMKLKMHAVGDKSLPQKERVYFHVFLPKGSKEKSKPMFFCHRWSIGKAIDFAASLTSLKNDNNKLTAKKLRLCHITSGEALPLDHTLETWIAKEDCPLYNGGNIILEYLNDEEQFLKNIDSYLE from the exons attttcttccttttgtgtgtGATGGTTGTTCAGGAGTATTTTG ccTTGAACACAGAAGCAGGGAGTCACACAGCTGTCCTGAG GTGACTGTAATCAATGAGAAACTGAAGTCAGATAAGCCTGCATCTTACCCATGCTCATTCAAGGACTGTGCTGAAAGAGAGCTTGTGCCAGTTAAATGTCCTTATTGTGAGAAGAATTTTTGCCTGAG ACATCGTCATCAGTCGGATCATGAAtgtgaaaaactggaaattcCTAAGCCTCGTATGGCTGCCACTCAGAAACTTGTTAAAGATATTATTG ATTCTAAGACTGGAGAGATAGCAAGTAAACGACGGAAAGGTGCAAAAAATAGTGAAACAGCTGCAAAGGTAGCactgatgaaattaaaaatgcatgctGTTGGAGATAAGTCATTGCCACAG aaagaaagagtTTACTTTCACGTTTTCTTACCTAAGGGGAGCAAAGAGAAGAGCAAACCAATGTTCTTTTGCCACCGATGGAGCATTGGAAAGGCCATAGACTTTGCAGCTTCTTTAACTAgtcttaaaaatgataataacaaaTTAACAGCTAAG AAATTAAGGTTATGTCACATTACTTCAGGAGAAGCCTTACCCTTGGATCATACTTTGGAAACCTGGATTGCTAAGGAGGATTGTCCTTTATATAATGGTGGAAATATTATCTTGGAATATCTTAATGAtgaagaacaatttttaaaaaatattgattcttATCTGGAGTAG